The stretch of DNA AGGGTGGCCTCTCGCGGTACGAGCCGAACCGGTCTCGGCTCGCCTAGCTTCAAATCCACTCTCGCCACCATACCCGGCAGGATCCGCTGGTCGGGATTGTCGATCTCGACCTCGATGGGGAACTTGCGACTGGTCGTATCCGCCGCCGCACCCACGTGGAGGATACGTCCTTCGAGGGTCTCCCCGGGGTAGGCCTCGAGGCTGACCGTCACGCTCGCTCCTGCCTGCAAGGCCACGATCTCCCGGTCGGTCACGCCGAGTGCAAGCCGCGCGGTAGAGAGATCCAACAACTCGCCGACCGATTCGCCGGGCTGAAGCACCTCCCCGTTCTCGACCGGAAAGCCCTGGAGCGCGCCGGCGAAGGGCGCGTGAAGGGTCTTCTTCGCCAGCTGGTCGCGGGCTTCGGAGAGGTTGGCGCGGGCCTCGCGAAGATTGGCGGCCGCCACCTTCTGGCCGTTCACGGCCTGGTCACGTCGCGACGCGCTGGCGGCATCCCGGGTTGCCAGGCTTTCGAATCGGGCGCGCTCGCTCTCCGCCAGGGAAAGCTGGCTCTCGGCCCGTGCCACGGCTGCGCGAGATCGTTCGACCGCAACCTCGGCAAGGAGTGGATCCATCTTGACGAGCAACTGGCCAGCCTCGACCGCCTCGAGATCCTCCGCCCCGAGTTCGATGACCCGGCCGCCAACTTCGGCAAAGAGTTCGACCCTGCGTCGGGCCTCGATCACACCGGAGAGGCGCGTCGTCCGGACCAACGGCCGTGCCTCGATCGTCCAGGTGCCGACCCGTACGGCGGTGGCTTCGGCGCCAGCCGCAGCTTCCCGTTGAAGCTCGGGCGCGAAGCTGTACAACGCGAAGGTCCCGACAAGGAGGAGCGCGGCGGTGGCGAGGAAGATCCATCGCGCTCGTCCACTGGCCAGTTCGGAATTCGCGGAATCGTTCATTGAAACTCTCCAGAAGCGGCAACGGGAGGGAGACGAAGGCGATCGTTCAGCAGTGCATCGAACGCAGCGCGAAGGGCAGTGGCCTCGACAGCCTCGGGATCGACGCTGCCCCGAAAGATCGAGCCCGAAACCAGGGCAAGTAGCGCTGCGGTAAAAGCATCGATGTCCGCATCGCGGCGGAAAGCCCCGGTTGCCTGACCGGCTTCCAGGGCCTCTCGCGTCGACGACGCCCACAACTCGAAGAAACCGCGCAGCGCTTGCTTGAACCGCTGTTCGAGGGCCGGCGCGTCTGCCACCAAACCCCACCCCTGAAAGAGCAGCGGTGCCGTCGGCGCCTGGAATCCAATCATCTGGATCAGCGCGTCGATTCGGCGATCGAGAGAGCGGGCCGGATCAGGCTCGGCCTCGACCGCGCCTGCGACGATTTCGGTTCCGGCCTGGAGCCGGTCTTCCAGCATCGCGAGGAGCAGATCCTCCCGGCTCTCGAAATGGTTGTAGAGCGTGCCCTTGGAGACATGGGCATGAGCGGCGATCTGTTCCATTCGCACGGCGGCGAGACCGCGCTCGAGGCACGCCTCCCGGGCCCCGCGCAGGATCTGCTCTCGGCGCGCATCGGGCCCGGGCCGCGAAGACGAATGGGGTTGACGATTCGAAGCGGGCAAACAGCGTGCTCAGGGCGCGAGCAGGTACTGACTGGTCAGTACTACTCTATCCGGCCATCAAATGCCAACTTCGCCGACCCCGATCTTGGCCGATTCCAGTCGAGCATCGGGGGTAGGATGGCGTCATGCCGCGCCTGGGAACGACCGCGCTGAAATGGCTCCTCGGCCTCGTCCTGCTGGGTTGCGGGACGGCCTACTTACCCGTGGAAACGCTCGATGAGAGGAGCCATGGCGCGCCTCTCAGCCGCTCGGACTACCAGCGAAGCGGCGACCTCACCTGGCGGCTGGGCGATGTCGAACGAACGGGAGACGCCCTGCGGATCGATTTCTCCCTGACGAATGGCACCTCCCGAACGATCGAACAGGGCCTGCTACGCGTGATCCTGTATGGGCCCGACGGCGCCCAGATGAGCGGCCGACTCCCATTCTCGGGAATCAGGGTGGGGCGCTCGCGGGCACTGTCTGCCCGTTTTGCCTCGGTG from bacterium encodes:
- a CDS encoding efflux RND transporter periplasmic adaptor subunit translates to MNDSANSELASGRARWIFLATAALLLVGTFALYSFAPELQREAAAGAEATAVRVGTWTIEARPLVRTTRLSGVIEARRRVELFAEVGGRVIELGAEDLEAVEAGQLLVKMDPLLAEVAVERSRAAVARAESQLSLAESERARFESLATRDAASASRRDQAVNGQKVAAANLREARANLSEARDQLAKKTLHAPFAGALQGFPVENGEVLQPGESVGELLDLSTARLALGVTDREIVALQAGASVTVSLEAYPGETLEGRILHVGAAADTTSRKFPIEVEIDNPDQRILPGMVARVDLKLGEPRPVRLVPREATLDQFGVRLVYVIESGEKGPVARQRRIEVRDIPFRPEDLEIVSGLEDGEQIVTTGLGELREGLVVKPRKPLATPGEKGVGAQR
- a CDS encoding TetR/AcrR family transcriptional regulator, with the protein product MPASNRQPHSSSRPGPDARREQILRGAREACLERGLAAVRMEQIAAHAHVSKGTLYNHFESREDLLLAMLEDRLQAGTEIVAGAVEAEPDPARSLDRRIDALIQMIGFQAPTAPLLFQGWGLVADAPALEQRFKQALRGFFELWASSTREALEAGQATGAFRRDADIDAFTAALLALVSGSIFRGSVDPEAVEATALRAAFDALLNDRLRLPPVAASGEFQ